The DNA window CTGCCCGGCTCCGGCACCACCTTGGCGGCGGTCGAGATCACCGGCACCGCGATGCGCGGCTACCACATCGGCGACTCGAGCATTTTCGTCGTCGGCCAGCGCGGAAAACTCAAGCTCCGGAGCGTGTCCCACTCTCCGGTCGGATTCGCGGTCGAGGCCGGACTGCTCGGCGAGGACGAAGCGCTGCTGCACGACGAGCTCCATCTGGTTTCGAACATGGTCGGCTCGCCCGAGATGAGGATCGAACTCGGTGCCCCGCTGGAGCTGGCTCGTTTCGACACCGTGCTCGTCGCCAGCGACGGCCTCACCGACAACCTGACCGTCAGCGAGATCATCGAATCCATCCGCAAGGGTCCGCTCCGGGAAGGTGTCGCCCGGCTGGTCGAACTCGCCCTTTCCCGGATGAACTCCGAAGACACCGGGCAGCCCGGCAAGCCGGACGACCTCAGCCTGATCGCCTACCGCCGCGACCGTTCGCAAAAAGGTTGATCATCATTCATCGGAATCACGGCTCGCCGCCGACAGACTGACATGGGGAGACTGCAGCCATGAAATGTGTCCAGGTCCGCGAGTTCGCTCAGCCCCTCGAACTGGCCGAGGTCGCGGAGCCGAGCCCGCCACCGGGAGGCGTAGTGATCGAGGTGAAGGCGGCCGGCCTGTGCCGCAGCGACTGGCATGCATGGCAAGGGCATGATGCGGACATACGCTCCCTTCCCCATATTCCCGGACATGAGTTCTCAGGGACGGTCGTCGCGGTCGGACGAGGAGTGGAACGCTGGCAACCGGGCGACCGGGTCACAGCCCCCTTCGCCTGTGGCTGCGGTAGTTGCCCCGAGTGCGCTTCCGGAAACTCGCAGGTCTGCCCCAGTCAGTATCAGCCAGGCTTTTCCGGACCTGGCGTGTTTGCCGAGTTGGTCGCGTTGCCGCATGCGGACCACAATCTCGTCGGACTTCCCAAGTCCGTCGGCTTTGGCGAGGCCGCCTCTCTCGGATGCCGCTTCGCCACCGCCTTCCGCGCTCTCGCTCATGCCGACCAAGCCGCGCTGAGGCCCGGCGAAACTCTAGCCGTCTTCGGTTGCGGAGGCGTGGGTCTTTCCGCAGTCATGATCGGCGCGGCACTTGGAGCCGAAGTCATCGCGATCGACCTGCGCACCGAGGCCCTGCAGCAAGCCCGGGAGTTCGGCGCCGCCCATGTGTTGAATGCCGGTGATCTGGAGGGCATCGCCGAATGGACCCACGGCCGCGGCGTGAACGTGGCGGTCGATGCGATCGGCAGCCGCGAAACCTGCATTCAGGCGATCCACTCCCTCGCACCGCGTGGCAGGCACATCCAGATCGGACTGATGTTCGGCGACGACGCCGCACCTGCCCTGCCGATGCCGTCCATCATCGCCAAGGAGCTGAGAGTCATCGGAAGCCACGGCATGGCGGCATCGAGATATCCGGAGATGCTCGAAATGGTGGCGTCCGGACGGCTGTCCCCTGCCCGACTGGTGTCCCGCTCGATCGCGCTTCACGAGGTGCCTGCGGCACTTGAGGCGATGGGACGTCATCAAGGCGCCCCGGGCATCACGCTGGTCGAGCGATTCGAGTAGGCTGCCCCGACCACCGGAGTCAGGCCTATGAGTCCGCCACTCAGTCCTTCAGGTTCGCCTCAAGGAATGCCCACTGGTCCGCGGCGAGATCGATGACCTTGTCGAGCGCGGTGCCGGCGCCGTGGCCGGCGCTGGTGTCGATGCGGATCAGGACCGGCGGGGCGTCGGACGGCTGGCACGCCTGAAGACGGGCGGCGAATTTGAAGCTATGGGCAGGGACGACGCGGTCATCGTGATCGGCGGTCGTGACGAGCGTGGCGGGATAACGGATGCCGGGCTTCAGGTTGTGGTAGGGCGAGATCTTCAGCAGGTTCGCGAACTCCTCGGGGTCCTCGGGATCGCCGTAGTCGCGCTTCCACGCCCAGCCGATCGTGAACTTGTGGAAGCGGAGCAGGTCCATGACACCAACCGCCGGCAGGCATGCGCCAAACAGCTCGGGGCGCTGGGTCATGCAGGCCCCGACGAGCAGGCCGCCATTGCTCCCGCCCTGGATCGCCAGTTTTTTACGGGAAGTGTAGTGGTTCTCGGTCAGCCACTCGGCAACAGCGATGAAGTCGTCGTAGCTGTTCTGCTTCTTGAGCTTGATCGCGGACTCGTGCCATTCCTTGCCGTACTCGCCACCCCCGCGGATGCAGGCGAGGACAAAGATTCCGCCGCGTTCGAGCCAGACGGCGCGGCTGACGGAGAACCCGGGAGTCATCGGGATATTGAAGCCACCGTATCCGTAGAGCAACGCGCGGTTGGAACCATCAAGTCCGATCCCCTTTTGGTGAACGATGAATGCGGGGACCTTGGTTCCATCCTTGCTCGGAACGAAGACCTGCTTCGCCACGTAGCCCGAGCCGTCGAAGTCGATGTCAGGTTTGCGCCACAACTCGCTTTTGCCGGAGGCGATCTCGTAGCGGTAGATGGCACCGGGGTCGGTGAACGAGCTGAAGCCATAGAAGGTGTGGGTGTCGTCGAGCCGGCCACGAAACCCGCCAGCCGAGCCAAGCCCCGGAAGATCAACATCGCGCACGTGCTTGCCTTCGAGGTCGTGCACTCGAATCACGCTGCGGGCGTCCTTCAGGTATCCGCAGACAAGATGACCGCCAACGAGCGAGACTTCGTCGAGGTTTTCAGCCGTCTGCGGAATGACTTCCTGCCAACCGTCACGAGCCGGTTTTTCGATATCGATCGCAATGACCCGGTAGCGCGGGGCATCGAGATTGGTGCGGTAGAAAAAGCGGGAGCCGACGTTTCCGATGAAACCGTAGGCGGCATCGGCATCCTTCAGCAGCTCGACGATCTCGCCGTCGCCGCCTTCCCCCCCGAGCTTTTGGTAAAACGAGCGGTTGCTGGTCGACGTGCCGTCGAACACGTGGATCACGAGGAACTTGCCGTCATCCGTGACACCGCCCCCGAACCCCCAACCGGGGTGGTCCTTCCGACGGTAAACCAGCCGGTCTTCGGACTGGGGTGTGCCGACCTTGTGAAACCACAACTGGTGATTCTCGTTCTTGGCGGTCAGCTCGGCATTGTCCCCCGGAGCATCGTAGCGGCTGTAGTAGAATCCGGAGCCGTCCGGCAGCCACGAGATCCCGCTGAACTTCACCCATTGCAGATGGTCATCGAGATCCTTGCCGGTCGACACGTCGCGAATCCGGATTTCGTTCCAGTCGCTACCGCCACGGGACAGTGCCCATGCGAGCAGCTTCCCGTCCTCGCTGGGAGCCCAGTCGGCGAGCGAGACGGTGCCGTCTTCGGACAATGTATTGGGATCGAGCAAGAGCTCCGGCTCACCCCCGAGCGACGCCGAGGTCTTCAGCACGCTCTGATTTTGCAGACCGGAGTTGTGGGTGAAGAACCAGCGCCCGCCGAACTCCCGCGGTGTCCCGATGCGCTCGAAATTGAGCAACCCGGCGACACGATCGTGGATCTCCTGACGCTGGGTGAGGTCGGCAAGGTAGGCTTGGGTAACCTCGTTCTGTGCCGTCACCCACGCCTTCGTTTCCTCGGAATTGTCGTCCTCGAGCCAACGGTAGGGATCGGCGACTTCGCTGCCATGGAGCGTCTCGACAGTCTCTTCGGTCCGGGTGTCGGGGTAGGAAATGGCGGTGGCAAGTGCGATCAAAGCGGCGGTCATGGACTGCCGGACTCTGGCATGGAAACGGGCGGCGTCACGGCCAAGGACCGACTTTTTCAGGCGCAGTCGATGCCGCACCTCGGCCACGGCGTGCGGGATTTTCCTCCGAAATGAAAAACGCCGGCCCCATGGAGCGGGACCGGCGTTTTAATTCGATCATGCCGGCAACCGGATTACTCGGTGGCCTGCAGGCGGCCGAACAGCCGACCTCCTCCCCCGGCGGCTGCCGCATCAATGGTCGCCGTCACGCTGTTGAGCGGAGTGCCTGGCGTCACCGTGAAACTCACATTGCTGGCAGGTCCCCCGCTCGCGTCCCGCACTTCCACTCCCGTCGGTGACGGCGTCCATGTGCCAAGGTCGGTTCCGTGCTGCACATACAGCTTCGCCGTGCCGCGGTCGGCGACCGGCAGGCAGCTGAAGTTCAGCTCCAGTCCGCCGGCGGTTTCGGTCACCGTCGGCAGCAGGCCCGCCGCGTTGGCGTCGACATTCGGATTGGCCGCACCGAGCAGGAAGGCGAGGCCGTCCTTCACCCCGTCGCCGTTGGCGTCGCCTTCGAAGGTCACGCCCGTCGCTCCGTCCAGCACCGACCAGTCCGCGAACGGATCGCCCGCGACCACCTCCGGTCCTGTCAGCACCGTGCCGAGTCCGCGGCCGTTGCTCGAATACCATTCATACTCGAGCACGTCGTACACGCCGTCGGTCACGAAATCGATCTCCGCCACGTAGTATTCCCCGTTGTTGGCCGCATCGCCGTTGCCTCCTCCGAGGACGCTGTGCGCGTCGTCGATCACGATGTCCGCACCCACGTTGTCGAGGTCGTGCAGGATGATCCTGAGCGTCGGCGTCGAGTTATACGCGCCGTAGTAGATGTGCACCGACCCCGACGCCAGACCGCTGATGTCCACCAGACCCTTCGCTCCCTGCCAGTCCCGGTAGCCGTAGTTGCCCACACTGGCGAATCCGCTGGCGCCCGTGCCGTCGCCGGTCGCCAGATCCGCTCCGGGATCGTTCCCCGTCCACAGCCTCATCTGCTGCTGGCCGAAGCCGTCGAAGGTCACGTCGTCGGTCTCGTAGGTGATGCGCCCAGGCTCCCCGCCCTCTCCGGCGGTGCCGCTGACGCTGTTGTTGCTGTTGCCCAGCATCTTGTAGGCGATGACAGGACCGGTGTAGTTGCGCACTCCCGCGGGCTTCGGTGTCCCGGTCGGATCGTTGGCGCAGTACCAGCCCGTGCCCGGATTGTCCTCATTGACCGAGACGTGGAAGTAGCGACCCTCGCCGCTCCCCGTCGTGTTCGGATTGAGCTGCGACGCGATGGTCGTCTGGAAGTCGTTGGTAACGCTTCCCGCGTTGGCCACAGGATCGTTCACCGTCAGCGTGTTGTCCGAGGGAATCGCCGTCGTCGTGTCGAGGTCGTTGCCGTTGAGGTCCGAGATCACCGCGCTCGCCACGATCTCCAGGGTCAGGCTGCCCGACGTGCCGCCGGTCGATACCTCGACCTCGTAAACCGCGGGGTCGCCCGTGGCGTTCACGGCGTCGACGGTGACCGGCACGCTGCCGGCGCTCGCACCGAAATCGGAGGTCTCGACCGAACCCGCGTCGATCGGCTCGCTGAAGGTCACCGTGTAGACCAGGCGTCCGGAGACGTTGGTCAGGATCGGCAGCGGGTGCGTGTTGTCCGCGAAGGTCGTCACGCTCGGTGGCGTGTCGTCGATGGTGAATTCCCACGCGTCCGGATCGGCAAGACCCGCATAGGGGTTGAGGGCGCGGTCCGTCAGCGCTCCGGCATCGATCTCGATGTGGTAGGTGGCGCTGGGCAGTCCGCCGGTCGGGCTGATCGTCAGCGTGTTGCCCGAAAGCACCACTTGGGGATCCGGGAGGGTGATCGTCGTCGTTCCCGGCGTCGTCTCATTGACGATGCGGATGTCGCCGGTTCCGATATAGATCTCCTCATCGAAGGTGGCGACCCGCTCGATGCTGCTTCCCGACGCGTTGTCGGTGGAAACCAGCAGCGGTGCGACCGTGTCGAGCGGAAGAACGTCCGCGGAGGTCGCGCCGAAGCGGAGCTCGTCAAACTCGGGAACGTTGTTCTGACCGGTTCCTCCGCGCTTGCCCGCGATGCTGATCGTATCGAAGGCGTTGTCCGCGTTGACGGTGCCGAGCTGGTCGAAATTGGCGGTCAGCGTGGCGACCACCGGCCCCAGGTTCAGGTCCTTGTCCGGAATATACACCTCGAAAATGTCATTATCGACGGCGGTCCCGGGATTGGGATCGAACGCACCCCACGTGATCTTGCCGACCACGAGGACCGTCGATCCCTCGGGGCCCCAGGATACCCCGGAAGGGGTCCGCTTCTCGGCACCGCCGCTGCCGTCGCTGTCGTTGTTCCAGAGCTGGAGACGGTCCGAAGTGCCGTTGTTGCCCTGGTTCACCACGAAGGTGAAGCCGCTGCCGGTGTTGCCGCCGATTCGGTCGAAGCCGTCGGCACCCCCGGTGCCGAGGGCAAGATACGTCGTCCGTTCGTTGGTCGACGCGCTCGTGTCCGGATGCTTCTGAATCAGCGCGCTGACCCAGAGCGTGGCTCCGTCATTCATCAGGCCCGCGTCGGTCAGGGTGCTGCCCGGGCTGATCTCGTTGTTGATGATTCCGTTGCCCACACCCGGGTTGGCGGTGGCACGCCCGCCCTGGTAGCCGAGCTTGCCGTAGGTCAGGCTGCTGTCCGCCACGAGCGCTTCGGCATTCCACGTGCCGGTAAGACCCAAACCGGGAGTGTTCCCGCTCAACGTCGAATCCAGGTCCGCAAACGGCTCGTAGACGAGTGGGAGCCCGGTGGCAGCGTCGGTGGTCGCGGACTCCAGCGGTGACAATCCGGTTTCGTTCTGGTCCGGCGACTTGTCGCGGGCCTTGACCTGGTACGAATAGGTGGTCGACGGATCCAGACCGGTATCGATGTAGACCGCGCTGTCCTGCCAGCCGCTGTCGTCACCACCCGGGTTACCGGTGGTCTCCTCAAAGTAATACTCCACCCCGCTCGGGTCGCTCGCCGTGCTGGCGGTCATGGTGATCGTTGTATCGGAGGTCGCGGCGGGAACCGACACCCACGTCATCGGGTCAGGTGTCGGCGGCATGTTGTCCACGACGGTCGTAGTAGCGGACTCGAGTGACGACACTCCGGTTTCGTTGTTGTTGGACGACTTGTCGCGCGCCCTGACCTGATACGAATAGGTCGTCGACGGATCCAGGCCGGTGTCGATGTAGGTCGCGCTGTCCTGCCAACCGCTGTCGGTTCCGCCGGGATTGCCGGAGGTTTCGTCGAAGTAATACTCCACTCCGCTCGCGTCACTCGCCGTGCTGGCGGTCATGCTGATCTGGTCTTCGCCCAGCGCAACAGGCACGCTTGCCCAAGTCATTGGATCGGGTGTCGGCGCGGTGGTGTCATTGACGTCGACCACCACGTCGGCATAGGTCGCGCCGAAGCGGATTTCGTCGACCTCGGGAACGCCCAGATTCGGACGACCACCGGTGAAGGAGATCGTATTGAAGGCATTCGCGGGATCCGCCACGCCAAGCTGATCGAAATCCGCGGCAATCGTGGAAATCGGTGCACCTTGAACAAGGTCCGTGCCGGGCAGATAAAGCTCGAACACATCATCTTCGACGCCGAACTCCCCCCATGTGATCTTCCCAACCGCGAGGAAAGTCGCGTTGTCGGCAACGGTCACTGTCGAGCCTCTCGTCGCCCCACCGGTGCCATCGCTGCCGTCGTTCCAAGCCTGGGCCGTAACCCCGCCCGGACTGACCTTGCTCACAGCCACGGTGAAACCGCTGCCCGCATTGCCTCCGATCCGGTCGAAGCCGTCGGCGTTGCCGGTGCCGAGAGCAAGATAGGTCCGGTTGTCCGTCGTGGGAGCGGGATCGGAATTGTAGTTCACGATCAGCGCGCTGAACCAAAGGGTGGAGCCGTCGACCATCAGGCCGGCATCGGTCAGGGTGGTGCCGGGCGAGATTCCGTTCTGTTGGAACTGCCCACCTCCGGTCGTCACCCGACCGCCCGAAGTTGCGAGGCTGCCGTAAGACAAGCTACCCGGCGAAACGGCCGACGCCGCGCTCCAGGTGCCTGACAAGCCGAGTCCCGGAGTATTGCCGTTGAGGGTGGGGTCAAGATCGTCGAAGGGCTCGTAAACCAACGGCCCGGGTGGAGGGGGGGCGAGAGTGGTCGCGACAGTCGGCGCCGAAGGAGCGGTCTCGGTCGCCGCTACCGCCTTGTCGCGCGCCTTGACCTCATACGTGTAGCTGGTCGATGGGTCGAGGTTGACGTCCGTCCATTTCGGACTGTCCTGCCAACCGCTTTCGTGGCCGCTGATGGTGGTGTTGGTGAAGTAGTATTCCACTCCGCTCGGGTCACTCGCAGTCGTGGCAGTCATCGTGATGACGCGGCTTGAGAGAGGCGTTGGAGCAATGGCCCAAGTCACCGGGTTTGGCGTCGGCGCGGTGGTGTCAGCCGGAGTGGTCGAAGTGGATTCCACCGTCGACCATGCGGTCTCGTTCTGGTCCGGCGACTTGTCCCGCGCCTTGACGCGGTAGGAATAGCTCGTCGAGTTGTTGAGTCCGGTGTCCAGGTAGGTCGGACTGTTCTGCCAGCCGCTGTCATCCCCACCTGGATTGCCGGAGGTTTCCTCGAAGTAGTACTCCACCCCGATGATGTCGGTCGCGGTGGTTGCGGCCATCGTGATCTCCCCCTCGCCTGCAGCGGTCGGCGTGGTTGCCCAGGTCAACGGGCTCGGGTCCGGTGGTGTGGTGTCTCCACCGTCCAGCAGCACCCGCATGTGGGTGGCCATCGACTGGCCGATCAGGAAGTAGCTCTCCGCGTTTCGATTCCAGTGGTAGCCTTGGTCGGCAGGTGACTCCGAGGCTTCCCGCCAGAACTCCCGCGTGTCGACGACCGCGACATTGTCCTCAAACGCCGGATACTTGACGAAGTCCTCCATCGCCAGCTGGGCATCCATCAATGCCAGTGCATTGGTGCCGGTTTCGCCAGGCCCGCCGATGCCGGTGGTGGCAATGACGAAGGGAATGTCGGCCCCGCTCGGGTGGATGGCGGCCAGATCCGTGCGCACGTCATTGATGAAATTCTCCATGTTGGCCTCGTACTCCGCCACCGCGGTTCCGTTGACGCGGTCATTCCATCCCTGGTGCCATCCGAACCCTGCAAGCTCGTAGCTGCCGATGGTCGCGTAATCCGGGAAGTAGGTCGACAGGTTGGCGAGCGCATCAGTGACATCACTGATCATCTGCTGGTACCAGAATCCCTGATCCCCGGCCGCCACGGGCGGATTCACGCTCCACCCGGAAGTGGGGGGACGGAAATCGACATACAGGCTCTTGCCGCCCCAGGCGGTCTTGATGAGCAACACCTGCTCCCCGAGATAGTCGCCCAATTCCACCCCGAACTGCAGTTCCGGGCCGATGGTGTCGGCTGCGACACCGTAGCCTGCGGAAAGTTCGCCATTCAGCAAGGTCGTGCCGCCCCGCTTGTAGGAGATCCAGACATCGTCCCGCAAGGCCCAGCTGGCACCGTCCTTGAGATGCCCGTAGTTGGCCGGATCGTTGGTGACGAGGTAATCCAGCGTCCCTTGGGAGAAGGCCGGGTTCATCTCACCATGCCCCTCCATGTTCGATTGGCCCGCAAGGATGAACACCTTCAGGGGCGGTTGCGGGGCCGTTCCGGTGGTCGTCCCGGAGGACTCCTCGGAAGGCGCCGAAGTGTTCTGCGCCGCGCTCTTGTCGCGGACGGTCACGGTATAGCCGTAGGTCGTGCCCGGCGTCAGGCCGGTATCGGTATAACTCGGGCTGTCCTGCCAACCGCTGTCGTTTCCTCCTCCGGAAGTACAAGTGAAGTAGTACTCCACACCCGACGGGTCAACCGCGGTCATCGCGGTCATGGTGATCGACGTATCGCCGGCGGGTGCCGGGGCGCTCGACCAGATCGCGGGATCAAGGAAGGGCGGCGTCACATCGGGGCCGCCCGAATCGACGAGATCAACGGTCACCGTCTCGTAGGCTTCGGTGAGCCCGCGCGAGTCGGACATCGTCACCTCGAACTGATAGGTTCCCGTCGTTCCATCGAACAAAACGGCGCTCGCCGTGGCGTCGGTGCCGTTCGGCGTGATGGTCACCGCTCCCGGACCGGCGGTCTGGGTCCAGGTAAAGATGCTGTCGCCCTCGGCGAGGTCGGTCGCCGTCACCCGCAGCGTGGTCCAGTTGGCGGTGACATCGACGGTCGGGTCATCGGCCGCGGCCGACGCGATGCTCTTGAAGACGAACGGTGACGACGGAGTCGGGTCGGCGTCGATGGCATCGAGCACCGCCTGCGCTTCCTCCACCGTGCCTCCCGTCAGGTATCGCTGGGCAAAGGCGACCACATCCGGGTCGGGGGTCACCAAGGTCGAGGAACCATCATACAAGACCAGCCCGTTCAGCAGGTTCTCATGAAAGCCGCCCCACCCGTTCGAGTTGTCCATCGCGCGCATCGCCGCTGGAACAGCCTCCGCCACCAGGCTTCTCGCCATGGCCTGCATCGCCTCGTTGCGAACGCCAAGGCTGAACATCCGGTCGGCGGGCGACTCAAGGGCGACCATGTCCACCAACTCGGGCGCCATCAGTTCCACCTCGGCAGGAGTGAGCACCTTGAAAAGGTTGCTGATTCGCCCGCGCGCATTCCCGGTCGGATGTCGCGCAGCCACCTTCAGGGCGTCGAAGAACAGTCCGCTTCCCACCTCGGAGATGAGAGTGTCCATTTCGGACCGGTTGTTGGCGAAAGCCCCGCCTCCGAAAATGGCGGTGATCAACGCCGCCTGATCGAGTTGCAGCGGATCATCGGGGTCGGCAGGGAAAGCGGCCCGGGCGCGGGAAACCAGCGTGGTCATCATCGTGGACCGGTAGGGCACCTTGTGCGAGCCGTGAAACTTGTGGAGCGCCTTTGCCGCGAGGGTCCGGACGTAGCCGTCGTCGTCTTCGAGCAGGGATACCAGTTGGCCCGTGAAGCCGGTGTCATCGGTCTCGCCGATGGCCTGGATCGCTCCGTAGCGCGAGGTCCCTCCCAAATCCAGCGCCTTGGCCCGGAGATCGTCGCGGGTGGCGGTGTCGATGGTCCTCCCTCCGAGTTCTTCCGACGCCAACCGGCGGACCTTGGCCGACCAGACACCGAGATCATCCACCAGCTCCGCGGTGGTCCGCGCGGTCGCGTCGTAGTCCTCGACATCCATGGAGTCCGTGATCTGGCCCGCGGTAAGGGCCAGCGCGCCGGTGCTGTCCCGCCCGGTGATGTGGAGACTCTCCAAAGGCAGCGCGTAGGTCAGCAGCATGGCGGTGCTCATGCGGAAGTTGTAGTACTCGCTTCCGTTCGGCGCGCGGTTCTCGCTGAAGGAATCGTAATCGAATCCACCGTCCCAGCGGCGGTGCAGATCGAGCATCCAGCTGATCTTGCCGAAGTACTCCTGGACCGCCGACGGGCCGCCCCTTTGCACTCCCATCGGCGCCCAGAGGTAGTTGAAGAATGCCCCGGTGTGCCCCACGTCACGATCGGTATCGCCGGATGCCAACGCCATTTTCACAAAGAACTCGGCCTGATCCTCGTAGACCGGATCGTTGTCCAGGACGATGGCGGCCAGCGCGCACTTGCCGTTGTTCTCGTGCCTGGGATCGTAGGCCTCGTGCTCGCCATAGGGTATGGAACCCCGGTTCACATAAGAGGCGTAGAACATCTTCGCCCGATCGATCATCTCGTCGACCGCGGGATCATTGACACCGCACTGCTTCGCCAACTGCACCCCGAGCAGGCACGGCATTCCGACCGAGTTGACCACTCCGTAGCCGGTGTTGACCGGGCGGTACGGGTTTGATGCATCATACGCCCCTTGCCGGAGGGAGTGCGCCATCGTGCCGTAGTGGCTGACTCCCTTGGCGAGGTTGATGGCCAGGGCTTCGATCGTCGGAAATACCAGCGCGTCCCCGGTGATCAGGTAGTATTCCCCCAGAAGGATCAGCTCGTGAACCCGGCCCCAAGGAGCCGAGTAAGCGGTGGACGCCGTGTAGTTCCGCAAGTCATCGAGCTCGGACGCGCTTTTGATCAGCGCCCGCGCCTCGGTCTCGGCGGCCTGTAGGTAGAGAGCCCGGTCCGGAAAGAAGTCATCCTGCGCGGCAAGAAGACTCAAGACTCCCATCCGGTATCTGCCGGAGCTCTCGTTGTTGTAGTAGTAGTCCATCCCCTCCTCGAGGATCTTCTCCGACTTCGGACAACTGTAGGGCGCCGTGGCGGTGTAGGCGCCCATGGTGCGCAGGGTCAGGGTGACCGTAGTCTGCACCCCGGCGCGCCACCGGATCAGCTGGAGGTCGGCCGGCGTCTGCGCCTCGGCGTCGGCAATCGCCGCAGCCAGAGCTCTCCGCGCATCAATGCCAAACAAGGCAGGGGCCGCAGCGGTTCCGCTCGCGCCCAGGATGAGGTCGTCGGGCAGGAAAACTCCGTCCGCAGGCGAACCCGCATCCACTTCGCGCACCTGGATCTGCCGACTCTCGACCGATCCGTTGATTCCACCCCCGGTGGTGTCGTAGTAGACCCAACCCCGCATTCCGGTCGGACCGAGATTCCAAGTCGTTGTCAGGTTGTCGGGAATGAGTTCACCAGCGGTCAGGTCCGGCGGGGCGGCCGGGACCGAGGTGATGCCAAGGAAGAGGGTGGCAATGACTGCGATGGGGCCGGCGACGCGGTTCCGTGAGCGGGTCATGGGTGTATGGGTGTTTTGTTTGGATCCCGAAGCCCGGACCGACGGTATGGCCGCACAGGATGGTGCAAACGGTTGGGACTCGAGGGGTGTTTCTGTTT is part of the Haloferula helveola genome and encodes:
- a CDS encoding PP2C family serine/threonine-protein phosphatase; the protein is MSRASTKDPAGPVLAVEADYDEPKTLKLPGGTAVILSRPSPVPDRINQDAAAILGAGDESHLLVVADGMGGTRQGGAAAAALVRQLAAQFTPPDPAKPVRAAILDGIEGANAEIHRDLPGSGTTLAAVEITGTAMRGYHIGDSSIFVVGQRGKLKLRSVSHSPVGFAVEAGLLGEDEALLHDELHLVSNMVGSPEMRIELGAPLELARFDTVLVASDGLTDNLTVSEIIESIRKGPLREGVARLVELALSRMNSEDTGQPGKPDDLSLIAYRRDRSQKG
- a CDS encoding zinc-dependent alcohol dehydrogenase family protein, encoding MKCVQVREFAQPLELAEVAEPSPPPGGVVIEVKAAGLCRSDWHAWQGHDADIRSLPHIPGHEFSGTVVAVGRGVERWQPGDRVTAPFACGCGSCPECASGNSQVCPSQYQPGFSGPGVFAELVALPHADHNLVGLPKSVGFGEAASLGCRFATAFRALAHADQAALRPGETLAVFGCGGVGLSAVMIGAALGAEVIAIDLRTEALQQAREFGAAHVLNAGDLEGIAEWTHGRGVNVAVDAIGSRETCIQAIHSLAPRGRHIQIGLMFGDDAAPALPMPSIIAKELRVIGSHGMAASRYPEMLEMVASGRLSPARLVSRSIALHEVPAALEAMGRHQGAPGITLVERFE
- a CDS encoding prolyl oligopeptidase family serine peptidase, with translation MTAALIALATAISYPDTRTEETVETLHGSEVADPYRWLEDDNSEETKAWVTAQNEVTQAYLADLTQRQEIHDRVAGLLNFERIGTPREFGGRWFFTHNSGLQNQSVLKTSASLGGEPELLLDPNTLSEDGTVSLADWAPSEDGKLLAWALSRGGSDWNEIRIRDVSTGKDLDDHLQWVKFSGISWLPDGSGFYYSRYDAPGDNAELTAKNENHQLWFHKVGTPQSEDRLVYRRKDHPGWGFGGGVTDDGKFLVIHVFDGTSTSNRSFYQKLGGEGGDGEIVELLKDADAAYGFIGNVGSRFFYRTNLDAPRYRVIAIDIEKPARDGWQEVIPQTAENLDEVSLVGGHLVCGYLKDARSVIRVHDLEGKHVRDVDLPGLGSAGGFRGRLDDTHTFYGFSSFTDPGAIYRYEIASGKSELWRKPDIDFDGSGYVAKQVFVPSKDGTKVPAFIVHQKGIGLDGSNRALLYGYGGFNIPMTPGFSVSRAVWLERGGIFVLACIRGGGEYGKEWHESAIKLKKQNSYDDFIAVAEWLTENHYTSRKKLAIQGGSNGGLLVGACMTQRPELFGACLPAVGVMDLLRFHKFTIGWAWKRDYGDPEDPEEFANLLKISPYHNLKPGIRYPATLVTTADHDDRVVPAHSFKFAARLQACQPSDAPPVLIRIDTSAGHGAGTALDKVIDLAADQWAFLEANLKD